In the Bacillus sp. FJAT-42376 genome, CCGAGCCGGGCATCAAACTGTTTCTCAAGCTGCCCGAACTTTTGGCGAGTTGCATGACTTGTACGGTTTGTTTGTTCTCCTATTTCTTTTGCCTCGGTCTGCTTTAATCCTTCTCCAAAAGGGCTTAAACTTACAAGACTTAAACTTAATAATCCAACACTCATCCATATTTCTAGCATGCTCACACTTTTCACCATGATCCGTCCTCCCATGAGTTGATAATGTTGGTTCCATTCCAGTCTGAGTCGATCCACTTAATCACATAATAAACACGGATGAACGGTGCAATGTTCATACTGTTCCGTCTCTATCATTCGTAAATTTCTATTTTGATTAAGTTCTATAGATGTAGAATAGCCCCAACAGTTTCTTTCCGGCCTTAAGCAGTTAGTTGAACGCTTACATTTCCATAGTGAGTTGACGATAGTCTAATTAGACTCTATACTAGCATAGTCTAACCAGACTATTATGTAAAGGGATGAAGATTAAATGATAAAATCTTTCTTAATGTTAGGTCAATCAAATATGGCAGGCCGGGGATTCTTGCATGAGGTAGACCCTATCTATAATGAAAAAATAAAAATGCTCCGCAACGGACAGTGGCAAATGATGACAGAGCCTATTAATTATGACCGCCCTGTTGCTGGTATAAGTCTGGCAGCATCTTTTGCAGAGGCGTGTTCGAAAGCAAACCCTGATGAAGAAATTGGTTTGATTCCCTGTTCGGAAGGCGGCAGTTCCTTGAACGATTGGCATCCGCAGGGTACTCTTTTCCGACATGCTTTGTCTGAAGCTCGATTTGCTCTTGAAACGAGTCAAATTTGCGGCATCCTTTGGCATCAGGGTGAAAGTGACAGCCACAATTCTCTGTATGAAACGTATTATGAAAAGCTATCTCTTATCATGGAAACTTTGCGTAAAGAATTAAACCTTCAAGATGTCCCATTAATCATTGGTGAGCTGGGTGACTTCTTAGGGAAAACAGGTTTCGGAAAGTACTCATCTCAGTTTCAGGAAGTCAACGAACAGTTACGTCGATTCGCTCATGAGCAGCAAAATTGTTATTTTGTATCGGCAGAAGGCCTGACTTCCAATCCGGATGGTATTCATTTGAACGCCGTTTCCCAACGGAAATTCGGCTATCGCTACTTCAAAGCTTTTTCCGAAAAACGTCATATCTTAGAGCCTCTACCTGATGAAAATCAGTCACTAGAAATAAAACGTACCTATTCGAAGACTGAACAAATCTATCTTCACAGTCTGAATTTGGCTCTCGGGAAAATCACATACGCTGAATTTGAAGCACAGATGGCAAAGGTGATGCAGCCATGATTCCCTTACTCATTCTTGGCTTACTTATTCAAAACCCCGGCGCTCATGGATACGAACTCTTAAGTTTAATGGAAAAACGGCATTATAAATATATCGTTAACTTTACGAAAGGATCCTTTTATTACAATTTGCAGCAGCTTAAAGAAAAAGGGTTGATTGAAGAAACACATCAAATACGCCCAAACAGCAATCGTGAAATTCATCCCTTCAAAATCACGTCTTTAGGAATAGAAGAATTTGAAAAATTAATGTCCAAATATGGAACGAAATCCGAGTATGTAAACCTATCAATTTATGGGGCATTACTCTTTGCGGATGTATTCGATAAAAATAAATTATTGGAATTCATCCAATCCCAAATGGATCAAACGGAAGCCAGAATTGCTCTTCTCGATGAGTACTTAGCTAATACGAAGGAATTGCCTGGCAAGATGGATTATTTTCGCCGCATGAACGAAAATTCCCGTTCTCATCATTTAGTGAACTTAAAATGGTTTGAAGAATTGAAGGCAGACATAGAAGAAGCTGAAGCTGCTGTATAAATAAAAACGATCATCACCTATCCGCATTGGAATGGATAGGTGATTTTTTATGTTTTCTGGAGATGGATTTGTACTCTCAGCACTAGATTGGTCAGAAGGTTAACCTGATGAAATCATTCAAGCTTTAAGAACAAATGAATCATTTTAGAAAAAAGGCTCTATCAAAGCCTGATGTTGATTTTTAATACCAGTTGATTGAAGTGGAAAGCGAGCGCCTGTAACGGAAATCAACAGCCAAGTTTAATAGAGCTAAAAAAGTAATTTGGATGTATTAAGGGCACTATTTTTGTGAAAAGCACAATCCCCCTATTTTCTATTTATATAAGTTCCCCTTCTCTCTATTTTTTGTATTAAAATGGAATTTAAGGGTTTTCTTACAGAAAGACCGGGGTAAATAAAATTGTTTCAAAAGATATACATAAAACAATTCTTCCGGCTATATCATCCCTTTCACAAACAGCTGCAGAAGCCTCATGGGGAAAAGAAGGAGCAGAAATGAACGGACAATATCCTGATTTAAACCGTTATCGGAAAGATTATCAAAAGCCGCAAAATCCGAAAAAAGTGAAGAAAGAGGAAAAGGATGGATGTTTAGGGGACCTCGGGGAAGGCTGCATGGAGGGCTGCCTGCCATCAGGGTGCGGATGCGGGGGATCGGATGGATGCATGATTCTGATCATGGTTCCGGTTCAGCTTGCGGTCCTTGGAGTTTGGTTCTTTGACAAACTGTTTTAATGAAGAGGCAGACGACGGCCAATAAACTTTTCCAGGAGGCCCCCATGAAAAATATCTACATTCAAAGACCTGTACCAGGTCAAATAAACGAGCTGCACCAATTCTTTATTCGGGTTATCACCGACACATTCACCAAAGAAGGGCTCGGCGGAAAAAAAGAGGACATAGAAGAGGAAATCGCTTCAAAGTTTAAAGTTCTTCAATGTGATTTCGATACGAGGGGGGATGAGCGGTTCTTTTTGACTGCAGCAGAAAATGGCAAGATCATTGGCACGATTGAATTTGGTCCGGCCAGTGAGCTGATTTGTGCATGTACGAACGGTTCCATTAAAGATCTGATGGAGGTTGGCACGGTGTTTGTGGATCCAGATTATCAGCAGAAAGGGATTGGCAGCCGGATGCTGCAGGCGGTGTTTGCTGAATTAAAGAATCGGGGAT is a window encoding:
- a CDS encoding sialate O-acetylesterase, whose protein sequence is MIKSFLMLGQSNMAGRGFLHEVDPIYNEKIKMLRNGQWQMMTEPINYDRPVAGISLAASFAEACSKANPDEEIGLIPCSEGGSSLNDWHPQGTLFRHALSEARFALETSQICGILWHQGESDSHNSLYETYYEKLSLIMETLRKELNLQDVPLIIGELGDFLGKTGFGKYSSQFQEVNEQLRRFAHEQQNCYFVSAEGLTSNPDGIHLNAVSQRKFGYRYFKAFSEKRHILEPLPDENQSLEIKRTYSKTEQIYLHSLNLALGKITYAEFEAQMAKVMQP
- a CDS encoding helix-turn-helix transcriptional regulator gives rise to the protein MIPLLILGLLIQNPGAHGYELLSLMEKRHYKYIVNFTKGSFYYNLQQLKEKGLIEETHQIRPNSNREIHPFKITSLGIEEFEKLMSKYGTKSEYVNLSIYGALLFADVFDKNKLLEFIQSQMDQTEARIALLDEYLANTKELPGKMDYFRRMNENSRSHHLVNLKWFEELKADIEEAEAAV
- a CDS encoding GNAT family N-acetyltransferase, encoding MKNIYIQRPVPGQINELHQFFIRVITDTFTKEGLGGKKEDIEEEIASKFKVLQCDFDTRGDERFFLTAAENGKIIGTIEFGPASELICACTNGSIKDLMEVGTVFVDPDYQQKGIGSRMLQAVFAELKNRGFEEFCMDSGYSRAQAIWRKRFGEPEYCLRNYWGEGLDHMIWRLKVRDVLKS